In the genome of Gadus morhua chromosome 12, gadMor3.0, whole genome shotgun sequence, one region contains:
- the sned1 gene encoding LOW QUALITY PROTEIN: sushi, nidogen and EGF-like domain-containing protein 1 (The sequence of the model RefSeq protein was modified relative to this genomic sequence to represent the inferred CDS: deleted 1 base in 1 codon), translating into MRAWGVCRPWRGCCWSWGPLFPGAGGVVALEDMYPFGPEQGDTRTSAQDDGGSGLVEISLGFPFFGDKHNGLYVNNNGLVSFLREVSQFTPVAFPIAGDRRVVAPFWADVDNRRAGEVFYRESLDQGTLQRATADVRTYYSEFPGFSATWVLVSTWHRVTFFGGSAVTPVNTFQVVLITDGDLSFTIFQYNNITWTTGMHASSGGDAAGLGGIAAQAGFNAGDGKRYFNIPGSRTPDVAGLEGTTNVGHPGRWVFRIDDAEVEVGGCNDSASVCQHLRPCVNGGRCIDDCITGNPSFTCSCLAGFTGRTARSTWTSAPPGPARTGAPAWTASTGSPAPAPRGSAACSVRQTWTNAGTHRAVTGVCASRAPAPSAARARQASQARCVRQVSRGHRGRAGVTEVTPGSQRLDECASQPCLNGGECLDRVAAFACVCPPLFTGDRCETEILAVQVNSTQG; encoded by the exons ATGCGGGCGTGGGGGGTCTGCAGGCCCTGGCGGGGGTGCTGCTGGTCGTGGGGGCCCTTGTTccccggggcggggggggtggtggcCCTGGAGGACATGTACCCCTTCGGCCCAGAGCAGGGCGACACGAGGACCAGCGCCCAGGACGAC GGGGGGTCCGGCCTGGTGGAGATCTCCCTGGGGTTCCCCTTCTTCGGGGACAAGCACAACGGCCTCTat GTGAACAACAACGGACTGGTGTCCTTCCTGCGGGAGGTGTCCCAGTTCACCCCGGTGGCGTTCCCCATCGCCGGGGACCGCCGCGTGGTGGCGCCCTTCTGGGCCGACGTGGACAACCGGCGGGCGGGGGAGGTGTTCTACCGCGAGAGCCTGGACCAGGGCACCCTGCAGCGGGCCACGGCCGACGTCAGGACCTACTACTCCGAGTTCCCCGGGTTCAGCGCCACCTGGGTGCTGGTCTCCACTTGGCACCGCGTCACCTTCTTCGGAGGGAGCGCTGTCACTCCG GTCAACACCTTCCAGGTGGTCCTGATCACAGACGGAGATCTGTCCTTCACCATCTTCCAGTATAACAACATCACCTGGACCACCGGCATGCATGCCAGCAGCGGGGGTGACGCAGCCGGCCTGGGGGGCATCGCCGCACAG GCAGGTTTCAACGCCGGCGACGGGAAGCGTTACTTCAACATCCCGGGCTCGCGGACCCCGGACGTGGCGGGCTTGGAGGGGACCACCAACGTGGGGCACCCCGGGAGATGGGTGTTCCGGATCGACGACGCCGAGGTGGAAGTGGGCGGCTGCAACGACTCTG CCTCCGTGTGTCAGCACCTGCGGCCGTGCGTGAACGGAGGCCGCTGCATCGACGACTGCATCACGGGAAACCCCTCCTTCACCTGCTCCTGCCTTGCAGGCTTCACCGGCCGGACTGCCAGatcg ACGTGGACGAGTGCTCCTCCGGGCCCTGCCAGAACGGGGGCACCTGCCTGGACCGCGTCAACGGGGTCTCCTGCACCTGCCCCCCGGGGTTCAGCGGCCTGCTCTGTGAGACAG acgTGGACGAATGCGGGGACACACCGTGCCGTAACGGGGGTGTGTGCATCCAGGGCGCCGGCTCCTTCAGCTGCACGTGCACGCCAGGCTTCACAGGCACGCTGTGTGAGACAGGTGAGCCGGGGACACAGAGGTCGCGCCGGGGTCACTGAGGTCACACCGGGGTCACAGAG ATTGGACGAGTGCGCGTCGCAGCCGTGTCTGAACGGCGGGGAGTGCCTGGACCGGGTGGCGGCCTTCGCCTGCGTCTGCCCTCCGCTGTTCACCGGGGACCGCTGTGAgacag